In Streptomyces sp. NBC_00483, a single window of DNA contains:
- a CDS encoding acyl-CoA dehydrogenase family protein, with protein sequence MARLAQTAGLTDVQQEILSTVRDFVDKEILPVATELEHRDEYPQQIVDGLKELGLFGLMIPEEYGGLGESLLTYALCVEEIARGWMSVSGIINTHFIVAYMLKQHGTQEQKDHFLPRMALGEVRGAFSMSEPGLGSDVSAITSKAVKDGDSYLLNGQKMWLTNGGSSTLVAVLTRSDEGHPEGSAPHKSMTTFLVEKEPGFGEVRPGLTIPGKIDKMGYKGVDTTELIMDDLRIPANRVLGGETGRGFYQMMDGVEVGRVNVAARGCGVAQRAFELGVDYAQQRHTFGKPIAQHQAIQFKLAEMATKVEAAHAMMVNAARKKDSGERNDLEAGMAKYLASEYCKEVVEDAFRIHGGYGFSKEYEIERLYREAPMLLIGEGTAEIQKMIIGRRLLEEYRSQG encoded by the coding sequence ATGGCACGACTCGCCCAGACCGCCGGTCTCACCGACGTACAGCAGGAAATTCTGTCCACCGTCAGGGACTTCGTCGACAAAGAGATCCTCCCGGTCGCGACCGAACTCGAGCACCGCGACGAGTACCCGCAGCAGATCGTCGACGGGCTCAAGGAGTTGGGCCTGTTCGGGCTCATGATCCCCGAGGAGTACGGGGGTCTGGGCGAGTCACTGCTCACATATGCGCTGTGCGTGGAGGAGATAGCGCGCGGCTGGATGTCGGTCTCCGGCATCATCAACACCCACTTCATCGTCGCCTACATGCTCAAGCAGCACGGGACGCAGGAGCAGAAGGACCACTTCCTGCCCCGCATGGCACTCGGCGAGGTGCGCGGCGCATTCTCCATGTCCGAACCGGGACTTGGCTCCGACGTGTCGGCCATCACGTCAAAGGCGGTTAAGGACGGCGACAGTTACCTTCTGAACGGCCAGAAGATGTGGCTGACGAACGGTGGTTCGTCAACGCTTGTGGCGGTTCTCACGCGAAGTGATGAAGGTCACCCGGAGGGCTCCGCGCCGCACAAGTCGATGACGACGTTCCTCGTGGAGAAGGAACCCGGTTTCGGTGAGGTCCGTCCGGGCCTGACCATCCCCGGAAAGATCGACAAGATGGGGTACAAGGGCGTCGACACGACCGAACTCATCATGGATGACCTGCGCATTCCGGCCAATCGCGTATTGGGCGGGGAGACCGGCCGGGGCTTCTATCAAATGATGGACGGCGTGGAAGTCGGGCGCGTGAATGTCGCCGCGCGTGGCTGTGGCGTCGCACAGCGTGCATTTGAACTGGGTGTCGATTACGCGCAGCAAAGGCACACTTTCGGAAAGCCCATCGCGCAGCACCAGGCGATCCAGTTCAAGTTGGCCGAGATGGCCACCAAGGTCGAGGCCGCCCATGCGATGATGGTCAATGCAGCACGCAAAAAGGACTCCGGGGAACGTAACGACCTCGAAGCAGGGATGGCCAAGTACCTGGCCTCCGAATACTGCAAGGAAGTCGTGGAGGACGCGTTCCGGATCCACGGCGGCTACGGCTTCTCCAAGGAGTACGAGATCGAGCGTCTCTACCGCGAGGCACCGATGTTGCTGATCGGCGAAGGTACCGCCGAGATCCAGAAAATGATCATTGGTCGTCGACTCCTCGAGGAGTATCGATCCCAAGGCTGA
- a CDS encoding MaoC family dehydratase gives MQFGRTYEEFTVGDVYKHWPGKTVTEYDDHLFCLLTMNHHPLHMDSNYAEKTTDFGKNVVVGNYIYSLLLGMSVPDVSGKAIANLEIESLKHVAPTFHGDTIYGETTVLDKTPSKSKSDRGIVYVETKGYKQDGTLVCIFRRKVMVPTETYIKERGGEQPGRPELKEQEK, from the coding sequence ATGCAGTTCGGCCGCACTTACGAAGAGTTCACCGTCGGGGACGTCTACAAGCACTGGCCCGGAAAAACGGTCACCGAGTACGACGACCATCTCTTCTGTCTCCTGACGATGAACCATCACCCGCTCCACATGGACTCGAACTATGCGGAGAAGACGACGGACTTCGGCAAGAACGTCGTCGTCGGGAACTACATCTACTCGCTCCTCCTCGGGATGTCCGTGCCCGATGTGTCGGGCAAGGCGATCGCCAACCTGGAGATCGAGTCGCTCAAGCACGTGGCGCCGACCTTCCACGGCGACACCATCTACGGCGAGACCACGGTCCTGGACAAGACTCCGTCCAAGTCGAAATCGGACCGCGGCATCGTCTACGTGGAGACCAAGGGCTACAAGCAGGACGGCACGCTCGTCTGCATCTTCCGCCGCAAGGTGATGGTGCCCACCGAGACGTACATCAAGGAACGCGGCGGCGAACAGCCGGGCCGCCCCGAGCTCAAGGAGCAGGAGAAGTAG
- a CDS encoding HpcH/HpaI aldolase/citrate lyase family protein: MTQVNRLRPRRSCLAVPGSNPRFLEKAQGLDADQVFLDLEDACAPLAKPEARHTIVKFLNEGDWTGKTRVVRVNDWTTEWTYRDVVTVVEGAGQNLDCIMLPKVQNAEQVVALDLLLTQIEKTMGFEVGKIGIEAQIENAQGLNNVNAIAEASPRTETIIFGPADFMASINMKSLVVGEQPPGYGADAYHYILMKILMAARANDLQAIDGPYLQIKNVDGFREVAGRAAALGFDGKWVLHPGQVEAANEVFSPSQEDYDHAELILDAYDYCTSEAGGKKGSAMLGDEMIDEASRKMALVISGKGRAAGMQRTSKFEIPEA; encoded by the coding sequence ATGACCCAGGTCAACCGCCTTCGCCCGCGCCGTTCTTGCCTCGCTGTACCGGGCTCGAACCCGCGCTTCCTGGAGAAGGCCCAGGGCCTCGACGCCGACCAGGTCTTCCTCGACCTGGAGGACGCCTGCGCCCCGCTCGCCAAGCCGGAGGCGCGGCACACCATCGTCAAGTTCCTCAACGAGGGCGACTGGACGGGCAAGACGCGCGTCGTGCGGGTCAACGACTGGACGACCGAGTGGACATACCGCGACGTCGTGACCGTCGTCGAGGGCGCGGGGCAGAACCTCGACTGCATCATGCTGCCGAAGGTGCAGAACGCCGAGCAGGTCGTCGCCCTCGATCTCCTCCTCACCCAGATCGAGAAGACGATGGGCTTCGAGGTCGGCAAGATCGGCATCGAGGCGCAGATCGAGAACGCGCAGGGCCTCAACAACGTCAACGCGATCGCCGAGGCCTCGCCGCGCACCGAGACCATCATCTTCGGCCCGGCCGACTTCATGGCCTCCATCAACATGAAGTCCCTGGTCGTCGGCGAGCAGCCGCCCGGCTACGGCGCCGACGCGTACCACTACATCCTGATGAAGATCCTGATGGCGGCCCGCGCGAACGACCTCCAGGCGATCGACGGCCCCTACCTGCAGATCAAGAACGTCGACGGCTTCCGCGAGGTCGCGGGCCGCGCCGCCGCGCTCGGCTTCGACGGCAAGTGGGTCCTGCACCCCGGCCAGGTCGAGGCCGCCAACGAGGTCTTCTCGCCCTCCCAGGAGGACTACGACCACGCCGAGCTGATCCTGGACGCGTACGACTACTGCACGTCCGAGGCCGGCGGCAAGAAGGGCTCCGCGATGCTCGGCGACGAGATGATCGACGAGGCCAGCCGGAAGATGGCGCTCGTCATCTCCGGGAAGGGACGTGCGGCCGGCATGCAGCGCACGTCGAAGTTCGAGATCCCGGAGGCGTAG
- a CDS encoding protein meaA, which produces MTERQKDRPWLMRTYAGHSTAEASNELYRNNLAKGQTGLSVAFDLPTQTGYDPDHILARGEVGRVGVPVSHLGDMRRLFQDIPLEQMNTSMTINATAMWTLALYQVVAEEQGADIAALQGTTQNDIVKEYLSRGTHVFPPGPSLRLTTDMITYTVANMPKWNPINICSYHLQEAGATPVQEIAYAMSTAIAVLDAVRDSGQVPEEKFGDVVARISFFVNAGVRFIEEMCKMRAFGRIWDQITRERYGIENAKQRRFRYGVQVNSLGLTEAQPENNVQRIVLEMLAVTLSKDARARAVQLPAWNEALGLPRPWDQQWSLRIQQVLAHESDLLEYEDIFAGSHVIEKKVDELVAESFAEIDRIQEMGGAMAAVESGYLKSQLVSSHAERRARIEAGEEKIVGVNVYESTEPNPLTADLDTAIMTVDHDVEARVVRAIGDWRTTREESSDRQGMGDPFHYPTTGQALDRLKEAAAGTENLMEATLECARAGVTTGEWAAALREVFGEFRAPTGVSSAPVAVTAEEGTPMAEVREKVRRTGDEMGGKLRLLVGKPGLDGHSNGAEQIAVRARDAGFEVVYQGIRLTPEQIVSAALAEDVHCVGLSILSGSHAELVPDVLARLREAGATDIPVIVGGIIPNADAADLKRAGVAAVFTPKDFGITEIIGRIVDEIRTANHLDPLEVPA; this is translated from the coding sequence ATGACTGAGCGTCAGAAGGACCGGCCGTGGCTGATGCGCACGTACGCCGGTCACTCCACGGCCGAGGCGTCCAACGAGCTGTACCGGAACAACCTCGCCAAGGGGCAGACGGGCCTGTCGGTCGCCTTCGACCTGCCGACCCAGACCGGCTACGACCCCGACCACATCCTCGCCCGCGGCGAGGTCGGCCGGGTCGGCGTCCCGGTGTCCCATCTCGGTGACATGCGGCGGCTGTTCCAGGACATCCCGCTGGAGCAGATGAACACCTCGATGACCATCAACGCCACCGCCATGTGGACCCTGGCGCTCTATCAGGTCGTCGCGGAGGAGCAGGGCGCGGACATCGCGGCGCTCCAGGGAACGACGCAGAACGACATCGTCAAGGAGTACCTGTCGCGGGGCACGCACGTGTTCCCTCCGGGCCCCTCGCTCCGGCTCACGACCGACATGATCACGTACACGGTCGCCAACATGCCGAAGTGGAACCCGATCAACATCTGCAGCTACCACCTCCAGGAGGCGGGGGCCACTCCGGTCCAGGAGATCGCCTACGCGATGTCCACCGCCATCGCGGTTCTCGATGCCGTACGCGACTCAGGGCAGGTCCCCGAGGAGAAGTTCGGGGACGTCGTGGCCCGCATCTCCTTCTTCGTGAACGCGGGAGTCCGCTTCATCGAGGAGATGTGCAAGATGCGGGCGTTCGGGCGGATCTGGGACCAGATCACGCGCGAGCGGTACGGCATCGAGAACGCGAAGCAGCGCCGCTTCCGGTACGGGGTGCAGGTCAACTCCCTCGGCCTGACCGAGGCCCAGCCGGAGAACAACGTCCAGCGGATCGTGCTCGAGATGCTGGCCGTGACGCTCTCCAAGGACGCCCGCGCCCGCGCCGTCCAACTCCCCGCCTGGAACGAGGCGTTGGGCCTCCCCCGACCCTGGGACCAGCAGTGGTCCCTGCGCATCCAGCAGGTACTCGCCCACGAGAGCGACCTGTTGGAGTACGAGGACATCTTCGCGGGCTCGCACGTCATCGAGAAGAAGGTCGACGAGCTGGTCGCCGAGTCCTTCGCCGAGATCGACCGGATCCAGGAGATGGGCGGCGCCATGGCCGCCGTCGAGTCCGGCTACCTCAAGTCGCAGCTCGTCTCCTCGCACGCGGAGCGCCGCGCGCGGATCGAGGCCGGCGAGGAGAAGATCGTCGGCGTGAACGTGTACGAGTCGACCGAGCCGAACCCGCTCACCGCCGACCTGGACACCGCGATCATGACGGTGGACCACGACGTCGAGGCGCGGGTCGTCCGGGCCATCGGTGACTGGCGTACGACGCGTGAGGAGTCCTCCGACCGGCAGGGCATGGGCGATCCGTTCCACTACCCGACCACCGGGCAGGCGCTCGACCGCCTCAAGGAGGCCGCGGCCGGTACGGAGAACCTCATGGAGGCCACCCTCGAATGCGCCCGCGCCGGGGTCACGACCGGCGAGTGGGCCGCGGCCCTGCGCGAGGTGTTCGGCGAGTTCCGCGCCCCCACGGGCGTCTCGTCGGCGCCGGTCGCGGTCACCGCCGAGGAGGGCACGCCGATGGCCGAGGTCCGCGAGAAGGTCCGCCGCACCGGTGACGAAATGGGCGGCAAGCTCCGCCTCCTGGTCGGCAAGCCGGGCCTCGACGGACACTCCAACGGCGCCGAGCAGATCGCCGTACGGGCCCGCGACGCCGGGTTCGAGGTGGTCTACCAGGGCATCCGGCTCACGCCCGAACAGATCGTGTCCGCCGCGCTCGCCGAGGACGTGCACTGCGTCGGCCTGTCGATCCTGTCCGGTTCGCACGCCGAGCTGGTGCCCGACGTGCTCGCCCGCCTGCGTGAGGCGGGCGCCACCGACATCCCCGTGATCGTCGGGGGCATCATCCCGAATGCCGATGCCGCAGACCTGAAGCGGGCGGGTGTGGCCGCCGTCTTCACCCCCAAGGACTTCGGCATCACGGAGATCATCGGCCGTATCGTCGACGAGATCCGCACAGCGAACCACCTCGACCCACTGGAGGTCCCCGCATGA
- the ccrA gene encoding crotonyl-CoA carboxylase/reductase yields the protein MKDILDAIQSQTATSADFAAMPIPDSYRAITVHKDETEMFAGLETREKDPRKSIHLDDVPVPELGPGEALVAVMASSVNYNSVWTSIFEPMATFGFLERYGKLSELTKRHDLPYHIIGSDLAGVVLRTGPGVNAWHPGDEVVAHCLSVELESSDGHNDTMLDPEQRIWGFETNFGGLAEIALVKSNQLMPKPDHLSWEEAAAPGLVNSTAYRQLVSRNGAGMKQGDNVLIWGASGGLGSYATQFALAGGANPICVVSSEQKADICRAMGADAIIDRNAEGYKFWKDEHNQDPREWKRFGKRIRELTGGEDVDIVFEHPGRETFGASVYVTRKGGTIVTCASTSGYNHEYDNRYLWMSLKRIIGSHFANYREAWEANRLIAKGKIHPTLSKVYSLEDTGQAAYDVHRNLHQGKVGVLALAPEEGLGVRDHEKRAQHIDAINLFRDAPAERNNKHSRNV from the coding sequence GTGAAGGACATCCTGGACGCGATTCAGTCGCAGACCGCCACGTCTGCCGACTTCGCCGCCATGCCGATCCCCGACTCGTACCGCGCGATCACCGTGCACAAGGACGAGACGGAGATGTTCGCCGGGCTCGAGACCCGCGAGAAGGACCCGCGCAAGTCGATCCACCTGGACGACGTGCCGGTTCCCGAGCTCGGCCCCGGCGAGGCGCTCGTCGCCGTCATGGCCTCCTCCGTGAACTACAACTCCGTCTGGACCTCGATCTTCGAGCCGATGGCGACCTTCGGATTCCTGGAGCGCTACGGCAAGTTGAGCGAACTGACGAAGCGTCACGACCTGCCGTACCACATCATCGGCTCCGACCTCGCCGGCGTCGTGCTGCGCACCGGCCCCGGCGTGAACGCCTGGCACCCGGGCGACGAGGTCGTCGCGCACTGCCTCAGCGTCGAGCTGGAGTCGAGCGACGGGCACAACGACACGATGCTCGACCCCGAGCAGCGCATCTGGGGCTTCGAGACCAACTTCGGCGGCCTCGCCGAGATCGCGCTCGTGAAGTCCAACCAGCTGATGCCGAAGCCGGACCACCTCAGCTGGGAGGAGGCCGCCGCTCCCGGCCTCGTGAACTCCACCGCGTACCGCCAGCTGGTGTCCCGCAACGGCGCCGGCATGAAGCAGGGCGACAACGTCCTCATCTGGGGCGCCTCGGGTGGACTCGGCAGTTACGCCACGCAGTTCGCGCTCGCCGGCGGCGCCAACCCCATCTGTGTCGTCAGCAGCGAGCAGAAGGCCGACATCTGCCGGGCCATGGGCGCCGACGCGATCATCGACCGGAACGCCGAGGGCTACAAGTTCTGGAAGGACGAGCACAACCAGGACCCGCGCGAGTGGAAGCGGTTCGGCAAGCGGATCCGCGAACTCACCGGCGGCGAGGACGTCGACATCGTCTTCGAGCACCCCGGCCGCGAGACCTTCGGCGCCTCCGTCTACGTCACGCGCAAGGGCGGCACCATCGTCACCTGCGCCTCGACCTCCGGCTACAACCACGAGTACGACAACCGCTACCTGTGGATGTCCCTGAAGCGGATCATCGGCTCGCACTTCGCCAACTACCGCGAGGCGTGGGAGGCCAACCGCCTGATCGCCAAGGGGAAGATCCACCCGACGCTGTCGAAGGTCTACTCGCTGGAGGACACCGGCCAGGCCGCGTACGACGTGCACCGCAACCTCCACCAGGGCAAGGTCGGCGTCCTCGCGCTCGCCCCCGAGGAGGGCCTCGGCGTGCGCGACCACGAGAAGCGGGCGCAGCACATCGACGCCATCAACCTCTTTCGCGACGCGCCAGCGGAGCGAAACAACAAGCACAGCCGGAACGTCTGA
- a CDS encoding TetR family transcriptional regulator, with translation MQYVRVMPKADQSTRTSATPDAPESAAGNRAAAQRLKMRRELAAAAMELFATKGYEATTVDEIAATAGVARRTFFRHFRSKEEAIFPDHDDTLVRAEAVLNAAPPLEHPLDTVCRGIKEVMKMYAASPTVAVARYQLTREVPTLREAEIASVARYERLFTRYLLGHFDEQAHHDGNDDPLLAEVAASAVVTAHNHVLRRWLRAGGQGDVETQLDHAFAIVRRTFGTGIGAGRTPAAPSAPAQVSQNGEVLVTVARTDAPLPEVMRTIEEALRNR, from the coding sequence ATGCAGTACGTTCGGGTCATGCCCAAGGCCGACCAGTCCACTCGTACCTCCGCCACGCCCGACGCCCCGGAGAGCGCCGCGGGCAATCGGGCCGCCGCCCAGCGGCTCAAGATGCGCCGTGAGCTGGCGGCCGCGGCGATGGAGCTCTTCGCCACGAAGGGGTACGAGGCGACGACGGTCGACGAGATCGCCGCGACGGCCGGGGTCGCCCGGCGCACGTTCTTCCGCCACTTCCGCTCCAAGGAAGAGGCGATCTTCCCGGACCACGACGACACCCTGGTGCGCGCGGAGGCCGTCCTGAACGCGGCGCCGCCCCTGGAGCACCCGCTGGACACGGTCTGCCGGGGCATCAAGGAAGTCATGAAGATGTACGCGGCGTCGCCGACGGTGGCGGTGGCCCGCTACCAGCTGACCCGCGAGGTGCCGACGCTGCGCGAGGCCGAGATCGCCTCGGTGGCCCGCTACGAGCGCCTGTTCACCCGCTATCTCCTGGGCCACTTCGACGAGCAGGCCCACCACGACGGCAACGACGACCCGTTGCTCGCCGAGGTGGCCGCATCCGCCGTCGTCACGGCCCACAACCACGTGCTGCGCCGCTGGCTGCGGGCCGGCGGCCAGGGCGACGTCGAGACCCAGCTCGACCACGCCTTCGCCATCGTGCGCCGCACGTTCGGCACCGGCATCGGCGCGGGCCGCACCCCGGCCGCGCCCTCGGCCCCCGCGCAGGTCTCGCAGAACGGCGAGGTCCTGGTGACGGTGGCACGCACGGACGCGCCGCTGCCGGAGGTCATGCGCACGATCGAAGAGGCCCTCAGGAACCGGTAG
- a CDS encoding 3-hydroxyacyl-CoA dehydrogenase family protein has translation MDAPLSRISTVAVVGLGTMGTGIAEVLARAGREVVGIDISESATAQAVASVEASTARAVRREHLTEQQRADLLARFRTFTDLQAAAEADLVIEVVPESYEIKQQVFRELDGVVRPDTILATGTNALSVTRLAADSARPERVIGLHFFNPAPAMKLVEVVSSVLTAPAAVATVTDLAIELGKDPVAVGDRPGFVADGLLFGYLNQAAAMYEAKYASREDIDSAMKLGCGLPMGPLALLDLIGVDTARTVLDAMYSESHDRLHAPAPILKQLSEAGLTGRKAGRGFYTYEAPGSSVVVRDALTPLSDSLTGPSRTVRSVGVAGSGTMASGIAEVFAKAGYDVVLAARSEEKAEAAKGRIAKSLRRSVDKGRMTAENAEDTLGRISPAGSYDAFADVDLALEAVAEDLDVKRQLFATFDKVCKPGAILATTTSSLPVVACARATSRPQDVIGMHFFNPAPAMKLVEVVRTVLTSDEVHATVRELTRKVRKHPVDCGDRAGFIVNALLFPYLNNAIKMVEEHYASLDDIDAAMKLGGGYPMGPFELLDVVGLDVSLAIERVLHREFRDPGLAPAPLLEHLVAAGCLGRKTGRGFREYAKR, from the coding sequence ATGGACGCTCCCCTGTCCCGTATCTCAACTGTGGCCGTCGTCGGCCTCGGCACGATGGGCACCGGCATCGCCGAGGTCCTGGCCCGTGCCGGGCGCGAGGTCGTCGGCATCGACATCAGCGAGTCCGCCACCGCGCAGGCCGTGGCGTCCGTGGAGGCCTCGACGGCGCGTGCGGTGCGCCGCGAGCACCTCACCGAGCAGCAGCGGGCGGACCTGCTCGCCCGCTTCCGTACGTTCACCGATCTGCAGGCCGCGGCCGAGGCCGACCTGGTGATCGAGGTCGTCCCGGAGTCGTACGAGATCAAGCAGCAGGTCTTCCGCGAACTCGACGGCGTCGTGCGGCCCGACACCATCCTCGCGACCGGCACCAACGCGCTCTCGGTGACTCGGCTCGCCGCCGATTCGGCGCGGCCCGAGCGCGTCATCGGCCTGCACTTCTTCAATCCGGCGCCGGCGATGAAGCTCGTCGAGGTGGTCTCCAGCGTGCTCACCGCGCCGGCCGCCGTCGCCACCGTCACCGATCTCGCCATCGAGCTGGGCAAGGACCCGGTGGCGGTGGGCGACCGGCCCGGCTTCGTCGCCGACGGGCTGCTTTTCGGCTACCTCAACCAGGCCGCCGCCATGTACGAGGCCAAGTACGCCTCGCGCGAGGACATCGACTCCGCGATGAAGCTGGGCTGCGGGCTGCCGATGGGCCCGCTCGCGCTGCTCGACCTGATCGGCGTCGACACCGCGCGTACGGTGCTCGACGCCATGTACTCGGAGTCGCACGACCGGCTGCACGCCCCCGCCCCGATCCTCAAGCAGCTCAGCGAGGCGGGTCTGACCGGGCGCAAGGCGGGCCGTGGTTTCTACACGTACGAGGCACCGGGCAGCTCCGTCGTGGTGCGCGACGCGCTGACGCCGCTGAGCGACTCCCTCACGGGGCCCTCCCGCACCGTCCGCTCCGTCGGCGTCGCGGGCTCGGGGACGATGGCCTCCGGGATCGCCGAGGTGTTCGCGAAGGCCGGGTACGACGTGGTGCTCGCGGCCCGCAGCGAGGAGAAGGCGGAGGCGGCCAAGGGCCGTATCGCCAAGTCGCTCCGGCGCTCCGTCGACAAGGGCCGGATGACCGCGGAGAACGCCGAGGACACGCTCGGGCGCATCTCCCCCGCCGGTTCCTACGACGCGTTCGCCGATGTCGATCTGGCCCTGGAGGCCGTCGCCGAGGACCTGGACGTCAAGCGGCAACTGTTCGCGACGTTCGACAAGGTCTGCAAGCCCGGCGCGATCCTCGCGACCACGACGTCCTCGCTGCCCGTCGTCGCCTGCGCCCGCGCCACCTCGCGCCCGCAGGACGTCATCGGCATGCACTTCTTCAATCCGGCGCCGGCCATGAAGCTGGTCGAGGTCGTGCGCACGGTGCTCACGTCCGACGAGGTGCACGCCACCGTCCGCGAGCTGACCCGCAAGGTCCGCAAGCACCCCGTGGACTGCGGTGACCGGGCCGGGTTCATCGTGAACGCGCTGCTCTTCCCGTACCTGAACAACGCGATCAAGATGGTCGAGGAGCACTACGCCTCGCTCGACGACATCGACGCCGCGATGAAGCTCGGCGGCGGCTACCCGATGGGCCCGTTCGAACTCCTCGACGTGGTCGGCCTGGACGTCTCGCTCGCCATCGAGCGCGTCCTGCACCGCGAGTTCCGCGACCCGGGCCTCGCCCCCGCACCGCTCCTGGAGCACCTGGTGGCCGCGGGCTGCCTCGGCCGCAAGACGGGCCGTGGTTTCCGCGAATATGCCAAGCGCTGA
- a CDS encoding adenylosuccinate lyase, giving the protein MDEESRTVTERIRKESGGTPAFEQLAASHDRDELAAVLTAPQQPLWARELAAYRLGMAGDGRAFESLVLLLNHRDPQRCAAAAQALAALDDPRTARAAAALATNELRVAYALHPIRLLTQLRAPESAPALIATLRRRLVPHDPYRKVALACVEGLGSLADPRAREVLKEAATHQRLAMAAEAALARLPQG; this is encoded by the coding sequence ATGGACGAAGAGTCGCGAACGGTAACGGAACGCATCCGGAAGGAATCCGGCGGAACGCCCGCGTTCGAGCAGCTGGCCGCCTCCCACGACCGGGATGAGCTGGCGGCGGTGCTGACCGCGCCGCAGCAGCCGCTGTGGGCGCGGGAACTGGCGGCGTACCGGCTCGGCATGGCGGGCGACGGCCGCGCCTTCGAATCCCTCGTCCTGCTGCTCAACCACCGTGACCCGCAGCGCTGCGCCGCGGCGGCGCAGGCGCTGGCCGCGCTCGACGACCCGCGTACGGCGCGGGCGGCCGCCGCTCTGGCGACGAACGAGCTGCGCGTCGCCTACGCCCTGCACCCCATCCGCCTCCTCACCCAGCTCCGCGCCCCGGAGTCGGCCCCGGCCCTGATCGCCACGCTCCGTCGCCGCCTCGTCCCGCACGACCCGTACCGGAAGGTGGCCCTCGCCTGCGTGGAGGGCCTGGGCAGCCTCGCCGACCCGCGGGCCCGCGAGGTACTGAAAGAGGCGGCCACGCACCAGCGCCTCGCGATGGCCGCGGAGGCGGCGCTGGCGAGGCTGCCGCAGGGGTGA
- a CDS encoding RidA family protein: protein MTHLTHIPTPDGVAPAAAYSHVVMGSGRFIAVSGQLALDEKGELVGAGDPLAQARQVFENLRRCLAAAGASFDDVVKVTYFVTDVAHMPAVRQARDEFLDPARLPAASAVQVASLVSPDFLMEIEALAVTPE, encoded by the coding sequence ATGACACACCTCACCCACATCCCCACCCCCGACGGCGTCGCGCCGGCCGCCGCCTACAGCCACGTGGTCATGGGCAGTGGTCGCTTCATCGCCGTGTCCGGCCAGCTCGCCCTCGACGAGAAGGGCGAACTGGTCGGCGCGGGCGACCCGTTGGCGCAGGCGCGGCAGGTGTTCGAGAATCTGCGCCGGTGCCTGGCGGCGGCGGGGGCGTCCTTCGACGACGTGGTGAAGGTGACGTACTTCGTGACGGACGTGGCCCATATGCCGGCCGTGCGGCAGGCCCGCGACGAGTTCCTGGACCCGGCGCGGCTGCCCGCCGCCTCCGCGGTGCAGGTCGCGTCGCTGGTGTCGCCGGACTTCCTGATGGAGATCGAGGCCCTGGCCGTCACGCCGGAGTAG
- a CDS encoding Rv2578c family radical SAM protein → MRWENLTDEPADHGRARDAALFGADAVVSRTFDTPEFAGVTFHEIRARSIVNRVPGASRMPFEWTVNPYRGCTHACVYCFARNTHRYLDLDTGLGFDSQIVVKMNAPQLLRHHLASRRWHGEHIAMGTNVDCYQRAEGRYQLMPGIIEALRDFANPFSILTKGTLILRDLPVLRQAAEVTDVGISVSVGFVDRELWRTVEPGTPAPERRLGVVRALTDAGIGCGVLMAPVIPFLGDHPDQLRATVRAIAQAGATSVTPLVLHLRPGAREWFMGWLAQHHPHLVRRYERLYAEGAYAPKWYQRRVTRQVHELAEEFGIGPSRAAAPRRIPAREEEPAPEPAPTQLTLL, encoded by the coding sequence ATGCGCTGGGAGAACCTCACGGACGAACCCGCCGACCATGGGCGAGCCCGGGATGCCGCGCTGTTCGGCGCGGACGCGGTCGTGAGCCGCACATTCGACACCCCTGAATTCGCAGGCGTGACGTTCCACGAGATCCGGGCCCGGTCGATCGTGAACCGGGTGCCGGGGGCGTCCCGGATGCCGTTCGAGTGGACCGTCAACCCGTACCGCGGCTGCACTCACGCGTGCGTCTACTGCTTCGCCCGCAACACCCACCGCTATCTGGACCTCGACACCGGGCTCGGCTTCGACAGTCAGATCGTGGTGAAGATGAACGCGCCGCAGCTGCTGCGCCACCACCTCGCCTCGCGCCGCTGGCACGGCGAGCACATCGCGATGGGCACGAACGTCGACTGCTATCAACGGGCCGAGGGCCGCTACCAGTTGATGCCCGGCATCATCGAGGCGCTGCGCGACTTCGCGAACCCGTTCTCGATCCTGACGAAGGGCACGCTGATCCTGCGCGACCTGCCGGTCCTTCGCCAGGCGGCGGAGGTGACGGACGTCGGGATATCGGTCTCGGTCGGCTTCGTGGACCGCGAGCTGTGGCGCACCGTCGAGCCGGGCACGCCCGCGCCCGAGCGCCGCCTCGGTGTCGTACGCGCTCTCACCGACGCGGGGATCGGCTGCGGGGTCCTGATGGCCCCGGTGATCCCCTTCCTCGGCGACCACCCCGATCAGCTGCGGGCGACGGTCCGCGCCATCGCCCAGGCGGGCGCGACGTCCGTGACCCCGCTGGTGCTGCATCTGCGCCCCGGCGCCCGCGAGTGGTTCATGGGGTGGCTGGCGCAGCACCACCCGCACCTGGTGCGCCGCTACGAGCGGCTGTACGCGGAGGGCGCCTACGCCCCGAAGTGGTACCAGCGCCGCGTGACCCGCCAAGTCCACGAACTGGCCGAGGAGTTCGGCATCGGCCCGTCCCGGGCGGCCGCACCCCGACGCATCCCCGCCCGCGAGGAGGAGCCGGCCCCCGAGCCGGCGCCGACCCAGCTCACACTGCTGTGA